A single window of Lutzomyia longipalpis isolate SR_M1_2022 chromosome 1, ASM2433408v1 DNA harbors:
- the LOC129787502 gene encoding receptor-mediated endocytosis protein 6 homolog has product MMEPSTGGNLLEVIDLAHSLRQEQLFVSKEQNFFITISKALQENASEVSELAWICAQHRLNLSDLIVSKPETGPSVCCQKANTLENMKFIKAYQAKGLKYQQVLAYTNLFNYLHSSPYLLAQCLAIGNQLSRNVLSCEQTFSITNTIISGLYGNAIHSKDIEILLKLLKELIDIEIVPSETPRRMLRAGSCAFSRLYHCLHERIYSAKLFLTAALYEPIMKVLVEDEFTLEIDPAKASINYPPKERLKKFGKEGTPEHETKMKQYIRETICSLTILTNRFIKSLSTHWALFPSTLRWLAQTMYLALKRSKLSDKEINVILTDMVFTNFICPAIVSPDVYSIADAPISQNARNNLITIGQILQKLALIEHEEVDVKFHELYDKFDKQTITGLLAQLMPKDECDVGISVISMSSHTNDLSRDSVLVTQYELNVFIDYLRTVLSYDELNISGEARRKLGNILEQLPDKWETIINGDSVQHTAASGASTKSIINLRKNIESKLAKTMNLSVNSDGTHAANAMANSSGEGDDFANVLVIPVSFDGDNTVQMLTEEEVLNMNTISKDIQEPLMLEKGMEDMNHLGENANQSDEVLCSNHSKHLRYSISHDDASIGNTSDNLEAVSEAPSNHSMASSLELEENDQNDNLSDMVSANVSGRGTPNISGRDTPSSQVTEGENRPQQIPTPQMAKIINKARSDIEDKFCKFEIKKLIEGDETISIISDTWSTDVLASDSETIGDAERDRNFSTPLIPSAVILPGDNNFDVLSNATSAQMRQNNMDETQSESAWSMDVLASDSEKMTEVDTDDNQSIAAKSDITDAGRSDAGDLREGDANRAPDSPFFNPRNANASCRQMDSPSHGAKLQDSVFFSLARGGEAAAAAETDGGEFEQKHVSSGTKGHRDQNRNLFTSSLENAGAMGGGSQPNNTQYHGKSSSSQHSSRSMRQSSSKSNSSSNFDQDQDNGKSDFSYRKQNKEFVDSIAHLSVFKSADNALDRFNEDQNENSIKTSEYSNMSYHDVYRSSQDCVVKTSTNILNPFCRENQSGDANGFEEHFSEELVEHRRMSSEQRNASFDGRRNGMISLPPPTSNITTKRQQCYTYENHEIIRATQSLRLSDTENNHESSEMDVEKFNGATNANEGFLNVLQKTQSLNIGTSTTNGNILPNGTVTKSGKFTGAIPKSISFDESADKKNLNARHTESRLNSSGFFNKIKRGFKNRRSHKHTNGPDGFLSEHSQQEDDLITQVDSTESGEFRQSEFLETTEDILAKYRRKASSSSEATNSDSTGSHNSSKSRSSHEGSLPKVLLNRNGDPFFYFTNAKRKLRTVLSTADLQTADFKHSTCGKSSPIVLYLQIQLAQARNLNNPQQIAFVSEALRYLSEMDIVQHRKLIEELQEDLLKRQTYLQYLVRFRQNLLSTLDRQDRLKERLKNERFVCMRHLVKTLVNMFLDKRETLIAELQSEFVELTVVDEKIYLLDQFINKLMDELSSGYNSIGMNEWQLEEARICIERNLLQRLYRQVMFPNDDGDIARDQVLREHIRKLSRLVTPTHDKLRIPHEYLIEAPWPFAQQEIAHISAYKTPIEKVQCIVRCIKSIMNILSMVSDRVPSADDLTPVLIYVIIKANPPYLLSTMQYVNCFLGDKLTGENQYWWTQFCSAVTFIKTLDY; this is encoded by the exons aTGATGGAACCCTCGACGGGAGGAAATTTGCTGGAGGTAATTGATCTGGCCCATTCTCTGCGTCAAGAGCAGCTGTTTGTGTCGAAGGAACAGAACTTCTTTATCACCATCAGTAAGGCTCTTCAGGAGAATGCGTCAGAAGTGTCGGAG CTCGCCTGGATTTGTGCGCAACATCGGCTGAATTTGAGTGATTTAATTGTGTCAAAGCCAGAAACGGGTCCCTCAGTATGTTGCCAAAAGGCCAATACGttagaaaatatgaaatttatcaAGGCGTATCAAGCAAAGGGTCTAAAGTATCAACAAGTGTTGGCGTACACAAATCTCTTCAACTACTTGCACAGCTCTCCGTATCTCCTGGCTCAGTGCTTGGCCATTGGTAATCAACTTTCGCGCAATGTCTTAAGTTGCGAGCAAACATTCTCCATTACAAATACCATCATAAGTGGGCTCTATGGCAATGCAATTCATTCCAAAGATATTGAAATTCTCCTTAAATTGCTCAAGGAGTTGATTGACATTGAGATTGTGCCGAGTGAGACGCCACGGAGGATGCTTCGTGCTGGGAGTTGTGCCTTTTCACGACTCTACCATTGCCTACACGAAAGGATCTATTCGGCAAAGTTATTTCTCACAGCAGCTCTGTACGAGCCAATAATGAAGGTTCTTGTGGAGGATGAATTTACACTGGAGATTGATCCTGCCAAGGCATCAATTAACTATCCACCAAAGGAGAGACTTAAGAAATTTGGCAAAGAAGGAACTCCGGAGCATGAGACAAAAATGAAGCAATACATTAGGGAAACAATTTGTTCCCTCACCATCCTGACGAATAGATTCATAAAGTCTCTCTCAACGCACTGGGCACTCTTCCCGTCGACGCTCCGGTGGCTTGCTCAGACCATGTACCTCGCATTGAAGCGTTCAAAGCTCAGTGATAAGGAGATTAATGTTATCCTCACGGATATGGTCTTCACGAACTTCATCTGCCCTGCAATTGTTAGCCCTGATGTCTATAGCATTGCGGATGCTCCAATATCGCAAAATGCACGcaataatttaataacaatTGGGCAGATTCTGCAGAAATTGGCGCTGATTGAGCACGAAGAGGTTGATGTGAAATTTCACGAATTGTATGATAAATTTGATAAGCAAACAATTACGGGCCTCTTAGCACAGCTAATGCCAAAGGATGAGTGTGATGTGGGAATAAGTGTAATTAGTATGTCGTCGCATACGAATGATCTATCTCGTGATAGTGTTCTTGTGACCCAGTACGAGCTGAATGTGTTTATAGACTACCTGCGTACTGTCCTGAGTTATGACGAATTGAATATTTCCGGTGAAGCGAGGCGGAAGTTGGGAAATATTCTGGAACAGCTGCCAGATAAATGGGAGACAATCATAAATGGGGATTCAGTACAACACACCGCCGCAAGTGGGGCATCGACAAAGAGTATAATTAATTTGAGGAAGAATATTGAGAGTAAATTGGCAAAAACAATGAATCTCAGCGTGAATTCCGATGGAACTCATGCGGCCAATGCAATGGCGAATAGCAGTGGGGAAGGAGATGATTTTGCCAATGTTCTCGTGATTCCCGTGTCTTTTGACGGGGATAATACAGTGCAAATGCTCACGGAGGAAGAGGTGCTAAATATGAATACAATTTCAAAGGATATTCAGGAACCTTTAATGCTTGAGAAGGGCATGGAAGATATGAATCATCTTGGTGAGAATGCAAATCAGAGCGATGAAGTTCTCTGCAGCAATCATTCGAAGCATTTGAG GTACTCAATATCCCACGATGATGCCTCAATTGGGAACACGTCGGATAATTTGGAGGCTGTTAGTGAGGCCCCGAGTAATCATTCAATGGCCAGTTCTCTTGAACTTGaggaaaatgatcaaaatgaCAATCTTTCGGACATGGTGTCGGCAAATGTTTCAGGACGTGGAACACCCAATATCTCGGGGAGAGACACTCCATCGTCGCAGGTGACTGAAGGGGAAAATCGTCCACAGCAAATTCCAACGCCACAAATGGCGAAGATTATCAACAAAGCTCGATCGGATATTGAGGATAAATTTTGTAAGTTTGAAATTAAGAAACTCATCGAGGGTGATGAGACAATCTCCATTATATCGGACACCTGGAGTACAGATGTCCTTGCCAGTGATTCCGAAACAATTGGTGATGCTGAACGTGATAGGAATTTCTCAACACCCCTCATCCCATCGGCTGTTATCCTTCCGGGTGATAATAACTTTGATGTCCTGTCCAATGCAACGTCCGCGCAAATGAGGCAGAATAACATGGATGAGACACAATCGGAATCAGCATGGAGTATGGATGTGCTGGCGAGTGATTCGGAGAAGATGACAGAGGTGGATACGGATGACAATCAGAGTATTGCAGCAAAGTCTGACATTACGGATGCTGGGCGATCTGATGCAGGAGATCTTCGTGAAGGGGATGCAAATCGTGCACCAGATTCGCCATTCTTCAATCCAAGGAATGCAAATGCGTCATGCAGACAAATGGATTCCCCAAGTCATGGAGCTAAGCTGCAGGATTCGGTTTTCTTCTCACTAGCTCGTGGTGGGGAAGCAGCTGCTGCGGCTGAGACAGATGGGGGGGAGTTTGAGCAGAAGCACGTATCGTCAGGTACAAAAGGACATCGGGATCAAAATCGCAATCTCTTCACGTCAAGCCTTGAAAATGCTGGTGCTATGGGTGGAGGAAGTCAACCAAACAATACTCAATACCACGGGAAATCCTCATCCAGTCAACACTCCTCCCGATCAATGCGTCAAAGCTCTTCAAAAAGCAATTCTAGTTCAAATTTTGATCAAGATCAAGACAATGGGAAGTCAGATTTTTCCTACAGGAAGCAAAATAAGGAATTCGTGGATTCCATTGCGCACCTGAGTGTCTTCAAGTCAGCTGACAATGCCTTGGATCGTTTCAATGAGGATCAAAATGAGAATTCGATAAAAACTTCCGAATACAGCAATATGTCCTACCATGATGTTTATCGCAGCTCCCAGGATTGCGTTGTGAAGACAAGTACCAACATCCTCAATCCATTTTGTCGGGAAAATCAATCAGGGGATGCAAATGGGTTTGAGGAGCATTTTAGTGAGGAACTTGTGGAGCACAGGAGGATGTCGTCAGAGCAGAGAAATGCCTCATTCGATGGGAGACGCAATGGGATGATAAGTCTTCCACCTCCAACATCCAATATCACCACAAAGAGGCAACAATGCTATACGTATGAAAATCACGAAATCATCCGGGCAACGCAGAGTCTCCGGCTGTCGGATACAGAGAATAATCATGAGAGTAGTGAGATGGATGTGGAGAAGTTCAATGGGGCAACAAATGCCAATGAGGGCTTCCTGAATGTCCTCCAGAAGACTCAATCACTAAATATTGGAACGTCGACAACAAATGGGAATATCCTGCCCAATGGAACGGTAACAAAGTCAGGGAAATTCACAGGAGCCATCCCCAAGAGCATAAGTTTCGATGAATCAGCcgataagaaaaatctcaatgcTCGTCACACAGAATCTCGCTTAAATAGTTCTGGattcttcaataaaatcaagCGTGGCTTTAAGAATCGTCGAAGTCACAAGCATACCAATGGCCCTGATGGGTTTCTCAGTGAACACTCCCAGCAAGAAGATGATCTTATCACGCAGGTTGATAGCACTGAGAGTGGGGAGTTTAGACAGTCGGAATTTTTGGAAACAACTGAAGACATTCTGGCAAAGTATCGTCGAAAGGCATCATCATCGAGTGAAGCCACAAATTCCGATTCAACGGGAAGTCACAATTCCAGCAAAAGTCGGAGTTCACACGAGGGGAGTCTCCCGAAGGTGCTACTAAATCGGAATGGAGATCCCTTTTTCTACTTTACAAACGCAAAAAGGAAACTTCGAACTGTTCTATCAACAGCTGACCTCCAAACGGCGGACTTTAAGCACAGTACG tgcGGAAAATCTTCCCCGATTGTGCTGTATTTGCAAATTCAACTAGCCCAGGCGCGTAATTTGAATAATCCCCAGCAAATTGCCTTTGTATCCGAGGCCTTACGGTATCTCTCTGAAATGGATATAGTGCAGCATAGGAAGTTAATTGAGGAACTGCAGGAGGATCTGCTAAAGCGTCAAACGTATCTGCAGTATTTAGTGAGATTCCGCCAGAATCTCCTTTCAACACTCGATCGCCAAGATCGCCTCAAGGAGCGTTTGAAGAATGAACGTTTTGTCTGCATGCGGCACCTCGTGAAGACACTCGTGAATATGTTTTTGGACAAGAGGGAGACACTCATTGCGGAGCTACAGAGTGAATTTGTCGAATTGACGGTtgttgatgagaaaatttaccTTTTGGATCAATTTATCAACAAACTAATGGATGAACTGAGTTCAGGATATAATTCTATTGGGATGAATGAGTGGCAATTGGAAGAGGCACGCATTTGCATTGAGAGGAATCTCCTACAGAGACTCTATCGTCAAGTAATGTTCCCCAATGATGATGGGGATATAGCACGAGATCA GGTTCTTCGTGAACATATCCGAAAGCTGTCGCGTTTGGTAACACCGACGCATGATAAACTTCGCATTCCACATGAGTACCTCATTGAGGCACCCTGGCCTTTTGCTCAACAGGAAATTGCCCATATTTCGGCATACAAGACGCCCATAGAGAAGGTGCAGTGCATTGTGAG atGTATAAAAAGCATAATGAATATTCTTTCAATGGTATCGGATCGAGTGCCTTCAGCTGATGATCTGACTCCTGTGTTAATTTACGTTATCATTAAG GCAAATCCTCCTTATCTTCTATCAACCATGCAGTACGTGAACTGTTTCTTGGGTGACAAGCTCACAGGTGAGAATCAGTACTGGTGGACACAGTTCTGCTCAGCTGTTACGTTTATAAAGACGCTGGATTACTGA
- the LOC129787616 gene encoding diphthine methyltransferase homolog: protein MCIKNIYKYQTKYFADSVEWCVDPQEFQHIFSCGTYQLDEEKSQEFQQRKGSIIVFSISVNEAATTETEVQKLFEQETDGILDQKWLRNVDAPLLAAATSSGGVDIYSWEKNHQLLSRHSMKIDPEDRENIALSLDWDSQKHKILLSDSKGCITLLDFSDKSSLNLVNRWNAHSYEAWTCCFHKNDTNIVLTGGDDSLCCIYDLRDLSKETHSIKSHEAGVTAFLTYESRPNIFCTGSYDEHLRVFDMRSLRRPLESINLKGGIWRLKANPFAEDLILCACMYHNFTVCSLTADGSPEIKATYNGDHNSICYGADWCPIKGKQEEYLFGSCSFYDCLLTLTRRRGGCSL from the exons ATGTgcataaagaatatttataaatatcaAACAAAGTACTTTGCTGACTCTGTAGAATGGTGCGTGGATCCACAAGAATTTCAACATATCTTCTCTTGTGGGACTTACCAgttggatgaagaaaaaagccaAGAATTTCAGCAAAGAAAGGGATCAATTATAGTGTTTAGCATCTCAGTCAATGAAGCTGCAACCACCGAAACGGAAGTTCAGAAGCTTTTTGAGCAGGAAACTGATGGGATTTTAGATCAAAAATGGTTGAGGAATGTTGATGCTCCACTCTTGGCTGCAGCTACTTCCTCTGGAGGTGTTGACATTTATTCCTGGGAGAAGAATCATCAACTATTAAGCCGgcattcaatgaaaattgatcCAGAAGATAGAGAGAACATAGCATTGTCCCTTGATTGGGATTCGCAGAagcataaaattcttcttagtGATTCAAAAGGATGCATTACGCTTCTGGATTTCAGCGATAAATCCTCTTTAAATTTAGTAAATCGCTGGAATGCTCATTCCTATGAAGCTTGGACGTGTTGCTTCCATAAGAATGATACGAATATTGTTCTAACTG GTGGTGACGATTCCTTATGCTGCATTTATGATCTACGAGATTTGAGCAAAGAAACCCATTCAATCAAATCTCACGAAGCAGGAGTTACAGCATTCCTGACTTACGAAAGTCGTCCAAATATTTTCTGCACCGGAAGCTACGATGAACATCTGCGGGTATTCGATATGAGATCCTTGAGGAGACCTCTGGAGTCCATTAACCTGAAAGGtggaatttggcgcctaaaagCGAATCCTTTTGCTGAAGACTTGATCCTCTGTGCTTGCATGTATCATAATTTTACTGTCTGCAGCCTCACTGCTGATGGATCACCGGAAATTAAAGCAACGTACAATGGAGATCACAATAGTATCTGCTACGGCGCTGACTGGTGCCCCATAAAAGGGAAACAGGAAGAGTATCTTTTTGGATCTTGTTCCTTCTACGATTGCCTTCTTACA CTAACAAGACGACGAGGTGGATGCAGCCTTTGA
- the LOC129787565 gene encoding uncharacterized protein LOC129787565 — protein MIKINVYISTLFILLSLIVASKAYSNYEVKITSNTPAVLGSQVTFRAELYTDGKLVDDEYKFYWEDNAIPSHRSHGQKTSKPTSEWTLSYPSDLYPSGTYEVQVSVQKWEIVFYIEIASARIEFNLTTLLNGELELSQNGTLRENEYVASDTLVDHTIKFKESDMELLKNNATYVQTFWFIDCVYVGFTENYTLFNQYKNENQKYNIETLVVASYDKIPEPTTTTTTTTTTTTTTTTTTTTTTSTTTTPTTTTPTTTTPTTTTPTTTTPTTTTTPTTTTTPTTTTTTTTEKSISKREAPEDLEIEPNGEKISPENATDFLGTEISVKEEKKYTIDQPFVCFNQSTVAPDPKKTYGYFKRTVVVKHSIKNVTITGNNWLHHGDLLSLKVKCSGSPPFKHCLKVHNGPYNVTGNETCIAWLPTDTCEFDATHYFQLAQQYTLVVIIKNDVTKTVNPVAVNIYEVKKQSQLSVIVVPVAFTLLAVIAVIFGVAYYIQNKKRSIVEVADFNFGDTQSVDMEYKTFHQRLIDSVRQAFRENSPNPGPSHLTGDSSLAYGSMT, from the exons atgataaaaataaatgtctaTATTTCTACACTATTTATTCTCTTATCGTTGATTGTTGCATCCAAAG CTTATTCAAATTACGAGGTGAAAATAACATCAAACACACCTGCAGTTCTGGGCTCTCAGGTGACATTCCGTGCTGAATTGTATACAGATGGGAAGCTCGTAGATGATGAATACAAATTCTACTGGGAGGATAATGCAATTCCCAGTCATAGATCTCAT GGTCAAAAAACATCCAAACCAACCTCAGAATGGACATTGAGCTATCCTAGTGATTTATATCCTTCCGGGACGTATGAAGTTCAAGTTTCAGTGCAAAAATGGGAGATTGTTTTCTACATTGAAATTGCCTCTGCCAGGATAGAATTCAACCTCAcaa CTTTGCTCAATGGAGAGTTGGAGCTATCCCAAAATGGAACATTGCGCGAAAATGAGTACGTTGCAAGTGATACGTTGGTGGATCATACGATAAAGTTTAAGGAGAGTGATATGGAATTGTTGAAGAATAATGCAACATATGTTCAAACATTCTGGTTTATTGATTGCGTCTACGTTGGCTTTACGGAGAACTACACGCTTTTCAATCaatacaaaaatgaaaatcaaaaatataacATTGAAACCCTTGTTGTTGCTTCGTATGATAAAATTCCCGAACCTACGACAACAACAACCACCACCACAACTACTACCACAACTACTACTACGACCACAACAACCACAACTTCAACTACTACGACTCCTACTACGACAACTCCCACTACAACAACCCCTACTACCACAACTCCTACCACTACGacaccaacaacaacaacaaccccTACTACCACGACAACCcccacaacaacaacaacaacaaccacAGAAAAGAGCATTTCCAAGAGGGAGGCGCCGGAAGATTTAGAGATTGAACCAAATGGAGAGAAGATTTCGCCAGAGAACGCCACGGATTTCCTAGGAACGGAAATTTCAGTCAAAGAGGAGAAGAAGTATACAATTGATCAACCATTTGTGTGCTTTAATCAGTCTACTGTAGCTCCGGATCCCAAGAAAACGTATGGATACTTCAAACGAACAGTTGTGGTCAAAC attcaattaaaaatgtaacCATTACTGGCAACAATTGGCTTCATCACGGAGATTTACTCTCGCTTAAAGTAAAATGTTCCGGTTCGCCACCTTTTAAGCATTGCCTTAAAGTTCACAATGGTCCCTACAATGTCACGGGAAATGAGACATGCATCGCTTGGTTGCCAACGGACACGTGTGAGTTCGATGCAACGCATTACTTCCAATTGGCACAGCAATACACGCTCGTTGTGATCATCAAGAATGATGTCACGAAGACGGTTAATCCAGTTGCTGTGAATATTTATGAAGTGAAGAAGCAGTCTCAACTTTCTGTGATCGTTGTGCCAGTGGCATTCACCCTCCTTGCTGTGATTGCGGTCATTTTCGGCGTAGCATATTACATACAGAATAAAAAGAG ATCAATTGTCGAAGTGGCTGATTTCAACTTTGGGGACACTCAATCAGTCGATATGGAGTACAAGACCTTCCATCAGAGACTCATTGATAGTGTCCGACAAGCCTTCAGGGAGAACTCTCCAAATCCCGGTCCGTCCCATTTAACAGGTGACTCATCCCTCGCATATGGATCAATGacataa
- the LOC129787547 gene encoding signal recognition particle subunit SRP72: protein MAKQGSKETNIKSLYNELNKFGLNNEFEKAIKTANKILNIAPNEVKAQQCKVISFMQLSKFSEALQFLNKSELQEMIFEKAYCEYRLNQPENALKTIDSVKEEELPPSLKELRAQVLYRLEKFEECFDLYRDLVKNTHDDYDDERLTNLTAVTANLAIEGSKKEIPEFREDTYELCYNKACLIAGKKKFTEAEKKLRTSEKLCREFLEEDGATEEDIKDEMAIIKVQLAYCLQMQGKVKEAAAIYVDELKNKKNDTALIAVASNNMVAINKDQNVFDSKKKMRSAMSEACESKLTLRQKKNIAFNNCLLALYTNQADQCIKQCSQLVQQYPDLQFQSMLIRVSQLSREKKYKEAIEVLEKSEMKNQHGDAVKFAIVQLQLMSGNRKAAVDVLYSLEEAKYRPGVVSALVSLLLGTDDKQAASQVLKNAVEWYKKHKARVEDLSDMWRQAADFHLRGGEAETAASSLEELLRTNPSDMKNLAQLVIAYAQFNPKKAKEASRKLPALETLTTASEIDHLEATNWMMSTKAAKKTALKSDQSPGTSENAHKLKKRRQRKRKGKLPKNYDSNVAPDPERWLPRYERSTYKKKRDRRVKEVMKGSQGTSSGAADQFDMSNAANLNKNSPSPAVHQEPTHGPRQQQRKGYQKKKKGRH from the exons atggCTAAACAAGGAAGTAAGGAAACCAACATTAAAAGCCTGTACAATGAACTAAACAAGTTCGGCCTAAATAATGAATTTGAGAAGGCAATAAAAACGGCAAATAAAA TTCTGAACATTGCCCCGAATGAAGTGAAAGCGCAACAATGCAAAGTTATCTCCTTCATGCAACTCTCCAAGTTTTCCGAGGCATTGCAATTCCTCAACAAGTCCGAATTGCAGGAGATGATCTTCGAGAAGGCCTACTGCGAGTACCGCCTGAATCAGCCGGAAAATGCATTGAAGACCATTGATTCCGTGAAGGAGGAAGAACTTCCGCCTAGTCTAAAGGAATTGAGAGCACAGGTACTGTATCGATTGGAAAAGTTCGAGGAATGCTTTGATTTGTACAGAGATCTCGTGAAGAATACCCACGATGACTACGATGATGAGAGATTAACCAATTTAACGGCTGTAACAGCAAACTTAGCCATTGAGGGATCCAAGAAGGAGATTCCGGAATTCCGTGAGGATACCTACGAATTGTGCTACAATAAAGCTTGCCTAATTGCCGGAAAGAAGAAGTTCACCGAAGCTGAGAAGAAACTCCGTACAAGTGAGAAACTCTGCCGGGAATTCTTGGAAGAAGATGGAGCAACAGAGGAAGATATCAAGGATGAAATGGCCATAATTAAAGTTCAGCTTGCTTACTGCCTGCAAATGCAGGGAAAAGTAAAGGAAGCAGCTGCAATTTATGTGGATGAgctgaagaataagaaaaatgacACAGCTCTCATTGCTGTGGCCAGCAACAATATGGTGGCCATCAATAAGGATCAAAATGTCTTTGATTCTAAGAAGAAGATGCGATCTGCAATGTCTGAGGCGTGCGAGTCCAAATTAACACTGCgccaaaagaagaatattgcATTCAATAATTGCCTCTTGGCTCTGTACACCAATCAAGCAGATCAATGCATTAAACAGTGCTCCCAACTTGTTCAGCAATACCCGGATTTGCAGTTCCAGAGCATGCTCATCCGTGTTAGTCAGCTGAGCCGCGAGAAGAAGTACAAGGAAGCGATTGAGGTGCTCGAGAagagtgaaatgaaaaatcaacatGGGGATGCTGTAAAGTTTGCCATTGTGCAGCTGCAACTAATGAGTGGGAATCGAAAGGCAGCCGTGGATGTTCTGTATTCGCTGGAAGAAGCAAAATATCGTCCGGGTGTCGTTTCAGCCCTTGTCTCCCTCCTCTTGGGTACTGATGACAAACAAGCCGCCTCCCAGGTGCTCAAGAATGCCGTTGAATGGTACAAAAAGCACAAGGCACGCGTGGAGGATCTCTCAGACATGTGGAGACAAGCAGCGGACTTCCATCTTCGCGGGGGTGAAGCGGAAACAGCTGCAAGTAGTCTAGAAGAACTCTTGCGTACTAATCCGTCAGATATGAAGAATCTAGCACAGCTGGTGATTGCGTATGCGCAATTTAATCCCAAAAAAGCCAAAGAGGCTAGTCGGAAGCTACCTGCATTAGAAACTCTCACCACTGCCAGTGAGATTGATCACCTTGAAGCCACCAATTGGATGATGAGCACCAAGGCTGCCAAGAAAACTGCCCTCAAGTCTGACCAATCGCCAGG GACTTCTGAGAATGCTCACAAGCTCAAGAAGAGGAGACAGAGGAAACGAAAGGGAAAACTTCCCAAAAATTATGATTCTAATGTTGCTCCGGACCCAGAAAGGTGGCTCCCACGGTACGAAAGATCGACTTACAAGAAGAAACGTGATCGTCGTGTAAAAGAAGTCATGAAGGGGTCACAAGGAACATCATCAGGGGCTGCTGATCAATT CGATATGTCGAATGCTGCTAATTTGAACAAGAATTCTCCGAGTCCTGCAGTCCATCAGGAACCTACTCATGGACCACGGCAGCAGCAACGGAAGGGGtatcagaagaagaagaagggaCGTCATTAA